The following proteins come from a genomic window of Acinetobacter baumannii:
- the lipA gene encoding lipoyl synthase: MSEHRKPEQGVKLRGAEKVARIPVKVVPTVEVPRKPDWIRVKMTAPEEVQRIKTTLRAQKLHTVCEEAACPNLPECFGGGTATFMIMGDICTRRCPFCDVAHGRPNALDPDEPRHMAETIANLKLKYAVITSVDRDDLLDGGAQHFVDCIKEARALSPNTLLEILVPDFRGRMDIALRIMTECPPDVFNHNIETVPRLYKAMRPGSDYQHSLNLLKMFKEYCPDIPTKCGLMVGIGETEEEVIALLDDLRAHDVDYVTIGQYLQPSKQHAPIDRFVTPEEFERYAEHGRKLGFSNIWSAPMVRSSYFADRQYYGEPVPEVRRKVDPAKKIAVQAIEA; the protein is encoded by the coding sequence ATGTCAGAACACCGTAAACCTGAACAGGGTGTAAAACTTCGTGGCGCAGAAAAAGTCGCAAGAATTCCTGTAAAAGTTGTACCTACGGTTGAAGTGCCGCGTAAACCTGACTGGATTCGTGTCAAGATGACGGCACCAGAAGAAGTTCAGCGTATTAAAACGACTTTACGTGCTCAAAAACTCCATACCGTTTGTGAAGAAGCAGCTTGTCCGAACCTTCCAGAATGCTTTGGCGGTGGTACAGCAACATTCATGATCATGGGTGATATTTGTACACGTCGTTGCCCTTTCTGTGACGTAGCGCATGGTCGTCCCAATGCATTGGACCCTGATGAACCACGCCACATGGCAGAGACAATTGCCAATCTTAAGCTCAAATACGCAGTAATCACTTCGGTTGACCGTGATGACTTGCTTGACGGCGGTGCACAACACTTTGTGGACTGTATTAAAGAAGCTCGCGCACTTAGCCCAAATACATTACTTGAAATTTTAGTACCAGACTTCCGTGGACGTATGGATATTGCTTTACGCATTATGACTGAATGTCCACCAGACGTATTTAACCACAATATTGAGACTGTACCTCGTCTATATAAAGCGATGCGTCCAGGTTCAGATTATCAGCACTCTTTAAACCTATTAAAAATGTTTAAAGAATACTGCCCAGACATCCCAACAAAATGTGGTTTGATGGTGGGTATTGGTGAAACTGAAGAAGAAGTCATTGCATTGCTTGATGACTTACGTGCTCACGATGTCGACTATGTCACTATTGGTCAATACTTGCAGCCTTCTAAACAGCATGCACCAATTGACCGTTTTGTAACACCAGAAGAATTTGAACGTTATGCAGAGCATGGCCGTAAACTTGGCTTTAGTAATATTTGGTCTGCACCAATGGTTCGTTCAAGCTATTTTGCTGATCGCCAATACTATGGTGAACCTGTTCCTGAAGTTCGTCGCAAGGTAGATCCTGCGAAAAAAATTGCGGTACAAGCAATCGAAGCTTAA
- the sthA gene encoding Si-specific NAD(P)(+) transhydrogenase, with the protein MPRKKEVVSGNFVKYDAVVLGSGPAGEGAAMKLAKAGKRVAIVDVRDQLGGNCAHVGTIPSKALRQTVSSIIRYQRDPMFQKVGEWKQFTMKQVLRNAHKVIQQQVDTHTRFYDRNKIGVFHGRAYIQDKNTVLVFSHEGIKETIICKQIVIATGSRPYHPQGLDFDHPRVFDSDKILDLDYSIQKIIIYGAGVIGCEYASIFIGLDHKVDLINTQQKLLSYLDDEIADALSYHLREQGVLIRHNEQMDHLETFDDHVVLHLQSGKKIKADAILWCNGRSGNTEGLGLENVGLVPNSRGQLSVNDQYQTEVENIYAAGDVIGWPSLASAAYDQGRCAGANMSGEDAKPVRDIPTGIYTIPEISSIGKNEQELTEEKIPYEVGQASFRHLARAQITGDTVGELKILFHRDTLEILGIHCFGNNAAEIIHIGQAVMHSPNNTLKYFVETTFNYPTMAEAYRVAALNGMNRLF; encoded by the coding sequence ATGCCACGTAAAAAAGAGGTCGTTAGTGGGAATTTCGTTAAGTACGATGCGGTAGTTCTCGGTTCTGGACCTGCAGGTGAAGGCGCGGCAATGAAGCTTGCAAAAGCTGGTAAGCGTGTTGCAATTGTAGATGTACGTGATCAACTCGGTGGTAACTGTGCACACGTAGGAACCATTCCAAGTAAAGCATTACGTCAAACAGTTTCTAGCATTATTCGCTATCAGCGTGATCCAATGTTTCAAAAAGTAGGTGAATGGAAACAGTTCACTATGAAACAGGTCTTGCGTAATGCGCACAAAGTGATTCAACAACAGGTTGATACGCATACACGCTTTTATGACCGTAACAAAATTGGTGTCTTCCATGGTCGTGCATATATTCAAGACAAAAATACAGTTTTAGTTTTTAGCCACGAAGGCATTAAAGAAACAATTATCTGTAAGCAAATCGTGATCGCGACAGGTAGTCGTCCTTATCATCCGCAAGGTCTTGATTTTGACCACCCGCGCGTATTTGATTCGGACAAAATTCTTGATCTTGATTACTCAATTCAAAAAATCATTATTTACGGCGCAGGTGTTATTGGCTGTGAATATGCCTCAATCTTTATTGGTTTAGACCACAAAGTTGATTTGATCAATACTCAACAAAAACTCTTAAGTTATCTAGATGATGAAATTGCCGATGCTTTGTCTTATCACTTACGTGAACAGGGCGTGTTGATTCGTCACAATGAACAAATGGATCATCTTGAAACATTTGATGACCACGTTGTTCTACATTTACAAAGTGGTAAAAAGATTAAAGCTGATGCGATTCTTTGGTGTAATGGCCGTTCAGGTAACACAGAAGGTTTAGGTCTTGAAAATGTTGGGTTGGTACCAAATAGTCGTGGTCAACTTTCTGTAAATGATCAATATCAAACTGAAGTTGAAAACATCTATGCTGCTGGTGACGTGATTGGTTGGCCTTCACTTGCTTCGGCTGCCTATGACCAAGGGCGCTGTGCTGGTGCAAACATGAGTGGTGAAGATGCGAAGCCAGTACGTGATATCCCTACAGGTATTTATACCATTCCGGAAATCTCATCTATTGGTAAGAATGAACAGGAATTAACGGAAGAGAAAATTCCGTATGAAGTCGGTCAGGCTTCTTTCCGTCATTTAGCGCGTGCACAAATTACCGGTGATACAGTAGGTGAGTTGAAGATTCTTTTCCATCGTGACACTTTGGAAATTTTAGGTATTCACTGTTTTGGTAATAATGCTGCTGAAATTATCCACATTGGACAAGCAGTTATGCACAGCCCAAACAATACTTTGAAATATTTTGTTGAAACGACATTTAACTATCCAACCATGGCTGAAGCATACCGTGTAGCTGCACTTAATGGTATGAATCGTTTATTTTGA
- a CDS encoding MFS transporter, with protein MTKTSHQFSQSLIYMLIGSAIILALSLGVRHGFGLYLVPMSHEFGWGQHVFSLAIAMQNLIWGAVQPFTGAIADKYGSKVVVTVGGLLYTHGLLLMAFSSSVLILNLSLGLIIGLALSATSFTVLLSAVGRAAPPEKRSMAMGIASAAGSFGQFIMLPSTLLLLKTVGWSSALMVSALLIALIIPLAWMLKGPSNQTPKAIAQPQLTFKQVLHIARKHKPFWWLALGFLVCGFQVVFLGVHLPGYLIDHGFDAATGTVFLALVGLFNIVGTYGAGWLGDRFSKPKLLMALYGSRGIAIIAFLLLPLSTYTVYAFGIIMGLLWLSTVPLTNGIVANMFGVKYLSMLSGIVFFTHQVGSFFGGWLGGVNHDLTGNYNAIWLCSIALSILGVIVHFFVNEEAVIHDA; from the coding sequence ATGACTAAAACAAGCCATCAGTTTTCTCAATCACTCATTTATATGCTCATTGGAAGTGCCATTATTTTGGCTTTGTCACTAGGTGTACGACATGGTTTTGGGCTTTATTTAGTCCCGATGAGTCATGAGTTCGGTTGGGGACAGCATGTTTTTAGTCTAGCAATTGCCATGCAAAATCTAATCTGGGGTGCAGTTCAGCCTTTTACTGGGGCAATTGCAGATAAATATGGCAGTAAAGTTGTGGTAACAGTCGGCGGATTACTTTATACCCATGGCTTACTCTTAATGGCTTTTAGTTCAAGTGTACTCATTTTGAATTTAAGCTTAGGTCTGATTATTGGTTTAGCTTTATCAGCAACTTCTTTTACAGTTCTGCTTAGCGCAGTAGGCCGAGCTGCTCCGCCAGAAAAAAGAAGTATGGCAATGGGTATTGCCAGTGCAGCCGGTTCTTTTGGCCAATTTATTATGCTGCCTTCTACCCTTCTCTTACTTAAGACAGTGGGGTGGTCATCAGCTTTAATGGTAAGTGCGCTGTTAATCGCTCTTATTATTCCTCTAGCATGGATGTTAAAAGGGCCAAGCAACCAAACCCCAAAAGCAATTGCCCAACCTCAGCTCACCTTTAAACAAGTACTTCACATTGCGAGAAAACATAAACCTTTTTGGTGGTTAGCTTTAGGCTTTTTGGTATGTGGCTTCCAAGTTGTCTTTTTGGGTGTTCACCTACCAGGTTATTTAATCGACCACGGCTTTGATGCCGCTACAGGTACGGTGTTTCTTGCTTTAGTCGGATTATTTAATATCGTAGGGACTTATGGCGCAGGCTGGTTAGGAGATCGTTTCTCGAAACCTAAGTTATTAATGGCACTTTATGGTAGCCGCGGCATCGCAATCATTGCTTTCTTATTATTACCTCTAAGCACTTATACAGTATATGCTTTCGGTATTATCATGGGGCTTCTATGGCTTTCTACGGTTCCTCTCACCAATGGTATCGTGGCAAATATGTTTGGTGTTAAATACCTTTCAATGTTAAGTGGTATTGTATTTTTCACCCATCAAGTCGGGTCTTTCTTTGGTGGTTGGCTTGGTGGTGTTAACCATGATTTAACAGGTAATTACAATGCGATTTGGCTCTGTTCTATCGCATTGAGTATATTAGGGGTAATCGTACATTTCTTTGTAAATGAGGAGGCTGTTATTCATGACGCATAA